gtgagccgaggcggggacggcggacgcgactttgccgtcgtcatcgcccgCTACGGGGACACTATTAtttcgcgccggcgcgccgtggGATCGTTCAACAACAGAACCGCACCGTTGAAGGCCcgaggcgccgcgagcgcgcgttgaGCACAGAGTTACTCATAGTCTAGTGCTACGCTTTCGTTTTGCTatgcccgcgacgaggacgatgacgtcgcgggcgccctTCCTAGCTCAATCCGCCGTCGAGACGTTCTCGACGGCGGGGTACCGGTATCCCGGTGCGTTGTAAGTGAGATTTCGTGGGGTGAAAacatcgcgcccgcctcAGAGGCGGTGTCGGCTCGGAAAAGCCAAAAATAAGCCGAAAACAAGCTGCCGAAGAAAACGCGTTCTGACTCAGCAGCCGCCAGGCCTCCTCCGTTTGTTTGTGACCGTGGCTCTGCCAACTCGGCAGCCGCGTTTTTCCGCCGAACCGGCACTTTACGGGGCGCTCGTTAGGCGCCGCCGGGTACCGGGCGACCGtgaggcgcgcgggaggtATCGAGGGCGACGTATACTCGATACCAGCGGAGACGGACCGCGTCCTtgacgagacgcgcgaccTGCCGAGCGTGAaaccgcccggcgcggctgcTGTTGACTCCTTTATAGAAACAAAatgggcggaggcggagggggTGCCTTCACGCCGAGGACGGACGACCAGCTCgacctcgtccccgccggcgcggacgccgcggtcgcgataGGATCCGGATgcatggccgcggcgtccgtcgctcCCTTTCTCATGtgcgtcgaccgcgcggtcaccgccgccgcggccggccAGACGTCCTCCGTGTGGCGAGGCATCGTCGACAACGTCTCGGAGTTTGTGAGGCAACCTCACCGCGCGCTGCGTCAGCCCGCCCTCTGGATGGTCGCCGGCGTATACGCGGgcacgtacgcggcggctaACCtcagcgacgtcgtcggcgagcgcgcgcacgcctccgCAAACTCCAAGGCGGCCGGCAAGTTCaccgccaccaccggcgccAACATGCTCGGCGGCATCGCCAAGGATGCCGCCTTTGCCAGAATgttcggcgcccccgccgccggcgccgggctcgtcgtTCCCTTCGCGTCCTACGGACTCTTCGCcacgcgcgatgcgctcaccgtgggcggcgcgttctTCCTCCCAAACGCCCTCTCcaacgccctcgtcgccagcGGACAGAGCAAGGACGAatccaccgcgagcgccgtaGCGCAGCTCGTGTCCCCGCCCCTGATGCAGGTGGTGTGCACGCCGCTGCACCTGCTCGCGCTCAACATGGTCAACGCGCCGGTGGCCACCCCCATGTCACGGCTGGGCACGCTCGCATCGTCCGTCAcccccgcgctcatcgccagGTCGCTTCGGATGCTCCCCGCgtacggcgtcggcggcttgcTCAATTCCGCGctgacgcgacgcggccgagagCTGGCGCTTCagtacgccgacgcgggcgcatttgacgaggacgaggagctAATCGTGGACtacgccgccgtggaggacTTGGAGGGTATGTTTGGCGACGACAGGGGCGAGAACATCCTCCACACCTTCTCCCGGGCGCTTTACGGCGACCTTCACCCGCAGACGCTGGCGGAGGATATCGAGTTTGACGAGGCTTTGTGGACGTTTCGCTGGGAACGGCTCATCCAGTCGTCGGTGTCGCACCAGCTCGCGGAGATGGGCGGCGACACCGTGGGCGGCTGCGTGGtggtgggcggcgacgcggacgtggacgcggaggtggacgcgttcgTGGACAGGGCGGATACCACGCGCGACGGCAAGCTCAGcgtgaaggagctcgaggagctcctgcaGAGGGAGAAAGCCGCGGGGGTTGGgtgggccgcggcggcgctcgcgtggaAGGACGAGAGCAAGACCCACAGGCGGTCGATATGGagctcgtcgctcgcgagccCGGAGCCCGTCAGCCTCACCGCGCAGGCTGTCGCGGAGGGGCTGAtgaaggcggcggatgaggaCAAGGACGGGTACGTGTCAGCCGCGGATATCAAGTCGTTGCTGCACAGGCGCGTGAAGGAGGgcgagaagggcgcgggAAAGAAGGCCAGGCTGAGACGGAGCGGGAGCAAGAGGGACGTTGCCAAcctggcgggcgcggggggatgACGAGCGACGAGACGAACGGATGGATGACGTTCATCCGACTGTACGAGTAGCCGAGGATGATGAATAGACTAATGTAAGATCACGACTGCGACACAACCGGCGAcatcggcgcggacccgtcCGACGAACCTAGCTAGATTGACTGCCGAATTAACCCCCTagccgcccgccccgacccTTCGCATGGTGAACAcgcagtcgtcgtcgtctcccgcgactgccgcccgtccccgagccCCTTCCCGCCTCAGACCCTccatcgtcctcgccgctcggACAACCCTGTGCGTCTCCGACACGAACGAGTGCTCCCAGACCCGCGTGGTCTCCTCGTCGAACGCCTTGGTGAACAGGTCGAAGCCGAGGACGCTCACGGTGACGTCCCTGAAGGTGACGAGCCACAGGGTgtcgtccacgcgcgtccagtccgcgcgcagcctcgcgccgagCCAATCGTTGGGCGGCACGGTCAACCGGTTCACGTACGTGCCGTCCGCGAGGTTTATCTCCTGGTACGCCGTGCCCTTGAACGGCCCGAGGCTGCCGttcgacgggggcggcgcgttgCTGTACGTGACCTCCCACGCGCCCTCCAGGGCTAAACTGTCCGAGGGCACGGCGGTGGGGTTGAGCGCCTCCAACCGCGCTATGGCGtcctcgatcgcggcgcgctgcgcgtcGGTGCAGGTGAGCCCCTTGTCCGTGCCCGCGACCGATCGCTCCAGGGCCATCCACGCGGTCGAAAccgccgatgccgacgccgataCCGAcgcgggtcggcgtcgcgcccgcgaggtactggcccgcgccggcgcgatgcgggtcggcgccgcgaatgCGCGGGATGttgacgccgccatcgccccGCGTCAGTGGAGGGTGGACCTGTCAACTTTTCTTTTTGGGACAGGAACCAGACTGCTGTTTTTAAATCCGTTGGAACAGCCGAGGGAGGCATtgaggcgtcggcggtcggAGGGGCCAGGATGCCGACGTCTTCCACGTTCGGCATGTCCTCGGACGGCCTGAagacgcggagcgcgcggaaaCCTCCGCCGGGCTCCgcacctcgggcgccgccacccgcgctgCCCCGAGGCGGAGCGGGACCGCGATTTcacggcgcgcccgcgtcgccgatgggCAGGCGAAGCGCGGAGCTGCGctccaccccgccgcccccgtcgtcctcgtccgccgcgcgctcgccgtacGATCCCACGCCGGGGAAGTCCaagccgaggacggcgcccaagcccgcgTGGGGCGCCAACACCACGCCGAAGCGCAGGGTCtccctcgtcgagcgccagGCGCAGTACGCCAAGGGGCGCGCATCATCCTCGACCGCGGgcacgcgaacgacgcccgcgacggcacatcccgcgacgcgatcgcccgccgggtcgcccgcgccgtcgcccgccaggtcgcccgccgggtcgcccgcgccgtcgcccgccagGTCGCCCGCcaggtcgcccgcgccgtcgcccccgaggtcCCCGAGGTCCCCGGGCTCGCCCCAATCGCCCCAATCGCCGAGGACCGCCccaaacgacgacgacgccaccgaccccccggccaccgccggcggGCCGTTCGCGTTCCgactcgacgaggcggcgtcgtccccggccgcgtcgcctccccaatcgccgcgagcgtcgtcaccgcgtcggaTCTCGGTGGCGGACAAGcagacggcgtcgtcggcggccaAGTCGATCCGCCCAGCTTCGCCGACGACTCATCAtaagcccgtcgccgcgtcgccggggaagCTGGGCGCGTTATCCCCGGTGGGGTCcccgtcggcctcgccgggacgcgaacgcgccgacaCCGAGCGAACCCGAAGGGCGAAGGCGTTGCAGGAACAGATGTtcgcgcgcttcgacgcggagcgagcgacggggggtggacgaggagcgacgacgattcCGATCGTCGAAGACCAAAACACGATTGAGGAAACGCGCTCGCTCGTACCGGGGGGTGGCTCGTACGAGTCGTGGCGCGCGATGCACgattggcgccgccgcgaggaccggcgctcggcggaggaggccgaggaggaagtgaggtcgctcgtcggcgcgcgagtGTACGACCTCGGGAAAGCTTCGTCGATCGCGAACGATCATCGCGACGAGGGACCGGGGAGAAACGAAACCGaaaccgcgtcgtccccgtacgactcgccgcgtcgctccgtcgcggcggcggcggcggcgggcgctaACCTACTCCGGGGCGTCAACGAGCTCTTCCCGACGATGGGAAGGACGAAAACACGGGAAGGCGGGGTAAAAGACGAGgagccgtcgagctcgggccgaggacgcggcgcgaagtCGCCACCCGAGATCGGCGAGGAAgaatccgccgtcgccgccacctcgcaCCCGGCGGccgactccgacgccgcggcggtggcgtcgctcgcgcgtcgcgtcgccgatctCGAGTCCCTGCTCGCGGACAGGGACGTgcagctcgcgcagctcgaggacgagcggTGGAGGCAAGATGAGCAAAACGCGAAactcgacctcgacgtcgacgcgatgcgaagggacgcggaggtggccagggtggcggccgcggatgccgcggTGCGCACGAGGGAATCGTCGGAGCGTGAACGCGCGGCTctggacgcgtgcgacgcggagacgcggcgcgcggacgccgcggagcgcgagctgcgcaCGCTCTCGAGGCAGGCGGATATCATGGCCGCGCAGCTGGAAGTCGCGTCGCTTCGactggacgcgctcgcgcgggaaaactcggagctcgacgtcgaggacgtggcCCGCGGGATCAATGCGGGGGtggaacgcgacgccgagcgcgagcgcgcggcggggctcgccgagcgcctccgcgaggtgGAGCGCGACCACGCGAGGATGGtgagcgaggcggcggcggcgacggcgagctaCAGGGAACTCCAGAAAATATCCGACTCGTTCcaagccgcggcgttggcagagctcgaacgacgcgaacgactcgaaatcgagctcgcgcaggtgAGAAGCGCGTCGGAGAAGGAGCGAGAGGctgccgcgtccgcgtcgcgacggagcgacgacgccgtcgccaacgccagGGCTCAGGCTGAGGCTTCCGCTCGAGAGTGCGAGGCGATGCGttcggagctcggcgccgcgtgcgccgcccgcgacgcggcgacggccgccggcgacgccgccaaggccgaAGCCTCCCGGCTCGCGCGtaacctcgccgacgcggaggcgtcccacgcgctggcgctcgaggaggggGACGCGGAACGCGAGGAAAAGATTCGGTCTTTGACGCGCGAACTGGCGGAGACGCGAGAGGAGCTTCGCCGGCggatgagcgcgagggaggcggagaccACCGAGGAGATGAACCGGCGCGAATCCACCTtgcgcgccgaagccgccgcgcgcgagtccgAGCTGTTGAGACGACTGGATGCCAAGGAACGTGAGTGCGAGGCGCACCGAGGGCATCGCGAAAACGCCGAactcgcgtcggcgaaggcgacctccgccgaggaggacgctcGGGGCGAGTGTCGGAAAGTCCAGGCTgagctctccgcggcgctcggacgcgcggcggacgcggaggtggcgctcGGTCGGGAGCGTggggaacgcgccgccgtcgaggtggcGTTTGACGCTATGAAAGCGGAGATTCCCGCGCTGCGATTGgccgtcgaggagaaggaggcgcaCTTACGGGAGTCGAGACGCGAACGAGAGGAatgcgaggcggcgctccggTCGGTACGACGCGACCTCTCagccgcgaacgagcgcgcggacgccgcggaggctggccGGGACCGCCTCATGGACGACTGCGCCGTGGCGCACGAGGCTAGGCgaacgctcgaggcggataCCATCGCgagagtcgccgccgcgcacgccgccgagtcggACGCCAGGCGAAGCCTCTCCGAAGCCGAGAccaaacgcgtcgccgccgagggcgaacgcgacgccgccaaagccgaggcggccgccgcgcgatccctcgccgagcgatcagcccgacgcgcggaggaggaaggcGCCAGGGCGGAGCGagcctccgacgcggcggatcgcgaggctgagcgcaGAAGAGCCGaatccgcggacgccgaggaccggctcgccgcgatgggcgcggagctgcgggaggaacgcgaggtggcggttcgcgccgcggcggccgcggacgccgccgtggaggctgcggagcgggcgcaggcggagcgcgacgcggtaaggggcgcgctcgacggcgcgctcgcgagggctGCGGAtgccgagaaggcggcgtcggaggcggcggcgcgtttgGAAGCGGAGGCCAAAGCGTCGGCGCAGACGGCGCGCGAGtacgaggccgaggcggcgcggctccaGGCGCAGA
This DNA window, taken from Micromonas commoda chromosome 2, complete sequence, encodes the following:
- a CDS encoding predicted protein — encoded protein: MGGGGGGAFTPRTDDQLDLVPAGADAAVAIGSGCMAAASVAPFLMCVDRAVTAAAAGQTSSVWRGIVDNVSEFVRQPHRALRQPALWMVAGVYAGTYAAANLSDVVGERAHASANSKAAGKFTATTGANMLGGIAKDAAFARMFGAPAAGAGLVVPFASYGLFATRDALTVGGAFFLPNALSNALVASGQSKDESTASAVAQLVSPPLMQVVCTPLHLLALNMVNAPVATPMSRLGTLASSVTPALIARSLRMLPAYGVGGLLNSALTRRGRELALQYADAGAFDEDEELIVDYAAVEDLEGMFGDDRGENILHTFSRALYGDLHPQTLAEDIEFDEALWTFRWERLIQSSVSHQLAEMGGDTVGGCVVVGGDADVDAEVDAFVDRADTTRDGKLSVKELEELLQREKAAGVGWAAAALAWKDESKTHRRSIWSSSLASPEPVSLTAQAVAEGLMKAADEDKDGYVSAADIKSLLHRRVKEGEKGAGKKARLRRSGSKRDVANLAGAGG
- a CDS encoding predicted protein, with translation MALERSVAGTDKGLTCTDAQRAAIEDAIARLEALNPTAVPSDSLALEGAWEVTYSNAPPPSNGSLGPFKGTAYQEINLADGTYVNRLTVPPNDWLGARLRADWTRVDDTLWLVTFRDVTVSVLGFDLFTKAFDEETTRVWEHSFVSETHRVVRAARTMEGLRREGARGRAAVAGDDDDCVFTMRRVGAGG
- a CDS encoding predicted protein; translated protein: MSSDGLKTRSARKPPPGSAPRAPPPALPRGGAGPRFHGAPASPMGRRSAELRSTPPPPSSSSAARSPYDPTPGKSKPRTAPKPAWGANTTPKRRVSLVERQAQYAKGRASSSTAGTRTTPATAHPATRSPAGSPAPSPARSPAGSPAPSPARSPARSPAPSPPRSPRSPGSPQSPQSPRTAPNDDDATDPPATAGGPFAFRLDEAASSPAASPPQSPRASSPRRISVADKQTASSAAKSIRPASPTTHHKPVAASPGKLGALSPVGSPSASPGRERADTERTRRAKALQEQMFARFDAERATGGGRGATTIPIVEDQNTIEETRSLVPGGGSYESWRAMHDWRRREDRRSAEEAEEEVRSLVGARVYDLGKASSIANDHRDEGPGRNETETASSPYDSPRRSVAAAAAAGANLLRGVNELFPTMGRTKTREGGVKDEEPSSSGRGRGAKSPPEIGEEESAVAATSHPAADSDAAAVASLARRVADLESLLADRDVQLAQLEDERWRQDEQNAKLDLDVDAMRRDAEVARVAAADAAVRTRESSERERAALDACDAETRRADAAERELRTLSRQADIMAAQLEVASLRLDALARENSELDVEDVARGINAGVERDAERERAAGLAERLREVERDHARMVSEAAAATASYRELQKISDSFQAAALAELERRERLEIELAQVRSASEKEREAAASASRRSDDAVANARAQAEASARECEAMRSELGAACAARDAATAAGDAAKAEASRLARNLADAEASHALALEEGDAEREEKIRSLTRELAETREELRRRMSAREAETTEEMNRRESTLRAEAAARESELLRRLDAKERECEAHRGHRENAELASAKATSAEEDARGECRKVQAELSAALGRAADAEVALGRERGERAAVEVAFDAMKAEIPALRLAVEEKEAHLRESRREREECEAALRSVRRDLSAANERADAAEAGRDRLMDDCAVAHEARRTLEADTIARVAAAHAAESDARRSLSEAETKRVAAEGERDAAKAEAAAARSLAERSARRAEEEGARAERASDAADREAERRRAESADAEDRLAAMGAELREEREVAVRAAAAADAAVEAAERAQAERDAVRGALDGALARAADAEKAASEAAARLEAEAKASAQTAREYEAEAARLQAQTERARDAEKKAKKNAEAAREASEAAEARAKSESEARKEAEAKANAAEERLHAAEAGFREAEVEAAKRAKERADADAAAAIAAAESRAAVAESRYRQNTEAKLEAERVLYEARSEHEHETRRLRKQLEESVTDAGPAEVAAARREAKNAESRAEKAAKELREAREDVARLKISWAEREAELKGELAGLRSQVGAAAMARWQNAPAPPSAPSPSARRRRLAVHSSEDSTDYEDSENDENDVVANVLGAGKSLGTRATIELMQRHARATARLIENQEKMIAELRTELHCAIAEENPATAAKSPTSPSSNPPAAVTAVTADPPVLAPDSPSAEPGGAREIDWEAAYADIDETRRATAESRRGVSGGPGPVVESVADAPALQTPSDDEEDGDGDGDGFEDGDALDGSEGSPSRVGSDDDGSDLISVDERFSPVTPGAGGGGGEDPPVASPTPSSAASGELVGDLYKKLAALGAQSAGELLMQSPTVERQLSRML